Below is a window of Rhodopseudomonas sp. P2A-2r DNA.
GCGACCTGGTACGACACGCCGAACATCCACTTCTGCACCATCAAGGACTTCGTGCAGCTGTGCGACGAGATCAACGTCAAGATGGAGCGCGCGGTGGCGCTCGATCTCAACGGCCGTCCGCTGCGCCTCAACGCGCCGTGGTGGTTCTGGAACATGTTCGGCGAGCAGGGCGTGTTCCTGCTCAGCCGCGCCGCCAGATCCGCCGGACAATAAACTTCGGCGTCGCGTCCATTCGGAACGGTACGTCAGTCCGGCGAGATTGCAGATTCGTGGGTCCCCTATTTGCAGGCCACGTCTGCATTCCTGTCGTAACAGAATGATAATCGAAATCCCAACGCGTATGAATGTTGCGTGACGTCTGCGTTAATCGCAATTTAACGCTATTTGGCCGCGACTGTCTTAACAGAGATTAATTCTCGTGGCCGCAATGCGGCGCGAGACGCGACGCGAATTTCAGCCGCGTCTTTTTATGGCCACATCAAATTCCTTTACCCCACCCCCGCTATCGACCGCTCGTTTGGCGATCAGCATCGGGGTCTGGGTTCACAAGGAAAAAATTTGGTATGGTTCAGTTCACTGCGTTTCGTTGGGCGCTTCGCTTCGTCACTCTCGCCTTTTGTTCGGTCGTCATTGTCGCGCTCGCAACACCGGCTTCGGCACGGCCACGTCACAGCGGGCATCATGCCCATTCCCATCACAAGACCTACAATCACAGTTCCCGTCATCACGGCCGCCGTCACATGCGCGTCTCTGCTCGCCATGCGACTCTGCAGAGCGCTGACAGCGCCGCGGAATCGTTCGCCGGCAGCGGCTTCAGCTCGTCCAACGTGGTCGCCGAGGCGCGGCGCTACATCGGCAGCAATCCCACCGGCCGCAGCCGCCTGTGGTGCGCGCGCTTCATGAACATGGTGCTGCAGCGCTCCGGCCATCAGGGCACCGGCTCCGACATGGCGCGTTCGTTCTCGAGCTACGGCCAGCGCATTTCCGGCCCGCAGGTCGGCGCCATCGCAGTGATGTCGCGCGGCCGTCGCGGCGGCCATGTCGGCGTCGTCAGCGGCATCGATCCCAACGGCAATCCGATCATCGTCTCCGGAAATCACGGCCGCCGCGTCGCGGAGTCCGTCTATTCGCGCGGTCGCATCTACGCCTATGTGATGCCGACGAGCTGAGTTAGTCGAATGCGTAGGGTGGGCAAAGTCAGCGTGCGCGCAAGCGCACGATGACGTGCCCACCATCTCGCGAGATGGTGGGCACGGCGCAAGAGCGCCTTTGCCCACCCTACGACTGAGCGGACTACTGAGCGGACTACAGCAGCTGCGGCGCTTCGACAGATATCGCATCGCCTTCGGCAATGCTGCCGCCGGCAATCACCTCGGCATAGACACCGAGATCGGCATGGCCGTAGGTCTGCATCAGCGTCGCGGGAATGTTGAGATCGCGCGCCGCGGTGTCGGGATCGACATTGGTCGCGGCGCAGCGGACGATGCGCTTGACGATCTTCAAGCGGGCATCGCCGATCGCGATCACCTGATCCATCAGGTCGAACTCGTGCCAGGCCGGCCAGCCCGTTACATAGACGTTGCCGCGAAACCGCAGCGGATGCACTGGCTGGCCGATCTCGTTTTCCAACGCTTTGACGCTGGCGAGGTTGATGATCGACACCACCTTCTTGGCCACGTCGGAAAAGCTGTGCCCGGCCGCGAACAGGATTTTTGGCGGCCCGCGCAACTCGTCGGCAAAGTTGGCGGCGAAGTACTGCTCGATCGCCGCCCGGCCTTCCGATGTCTCCAGGTCGCCGCGCACGATCTCGGCGCCGTCGCGGTGGATCGTCAGGGTGTGGCTGGCCTCGTCGTAGTGGCTGCGCAGGGCCGCCAGCCGCTCGTTGCGCATCAGCATCAGGAACTTGATCTTCGGGAAATACTGCGGCGCCGCCGGATCGAAGCCGCTGGGGCCGTTCTCGATGGCGTAGCGCCGGTCTGAGGGCAGTGGCTGGCCGGGGGACAGTGCCACCCCGGCGAGGCGTTCCGGGGTCAGACCCTTGACGGGATAGCGATACAGGCTGGCGACGCTGGCAACGGGCTTTTCAATCATCGGAGATTTTTAGGGGATTCTCGCCGGCTCCGCCACCGCTGACGAAATTGTGAGGCGACCTCTTCCGTTCCGGGAACCGACTGCCCACATTTGCGTCAAGCCGGCGCGATGCCGGCGACGACCGCGGCTGTTGAGCGATATCAATGCAGCCCGTGGAAACCCAGTGAAGATGGCGGTATCGTGCTTTCGGGGCGAACCGGCAGGCCGAGGGACATCCCAACCATGAATATTGAAAAATACACCGAACGCGTGCGCGGCTTCATCCAGTCGGCGCAATCCTTGGCCGTGCGCGAGGGCCATCAGCAATTCTCGCCGCTGCATATTCTGAAGGTGCTGCTCGACGACAGCGAGGGTCTGGCCGGCGGCCTGATCGATCGCGCCGGCGGCAATTCGCGCGCCATCCTGCAGGCCACCGAAGCCGAACTGAAGAAGATGCCCAAAGTGTCGGGCGGCGGTGCCGGTCAGGTCTATCTGGCGCCGGCTACCGCGCGCGCTTTCGAAGCCGCCGAACAGGCCGCAGAAAAGGCCGGCGACAGCTTTGTCACCGTGGAGCGGCTGCTGCTGGCACTGGCGCTGGACAAGGATTCCGAGGCCGGCAGTCTGCTCGCCAAGGGCGGCGTCACTCCGCAAAACCTCAACGCTGCGATCAATGCCCTGCGCAAGGGCCGCACCGCGGATTCCGCCACGGCGGAAAACGCCTATGATGCGCTGAAGAAATACGCCCGCGACCTGACCCAGGCGGCGCGCGACGGCAAGCTCGATCCGGTGATCGGCCGCGACGAGGAAATCCGCCGCACCATCCAGGTTCTGTCCCGCCGCACCAAGAACAATCCGGTGCTGATCGGCGAGCCCGGCGTCGGCAAGACCGCCATCGTCGAGGGCCTGGCGCTGCGCATCCTCAACGGCGACGTGCCTGACAGCATCAAGGACAAGAAGCTGCTGTCGCTCGATCTCGGCGCGCTCATTGCCGGCGCGAAGTATCGCGGCGAGTTCGAGGAGCGGCTGAAGGCCGTGCTGCAGGAAGTGACCTCGGCCGAAGGCGGCATCATCCTGTTCATCGACGAGATGCATCAGCTGATCGGCGCCGGCAAGGGCGACGGCGCTATGGACGCGTCGAACCTGCTGAAGCCCGCATTGGCGCGCGGCGAGCTGCATTGCATCGGCGCCACCACGCTCGACGAATATCGCAAGCATGTGGAAAAGGACGCCGCGCTGGCACGCCGGTTCCAGCCGATCTTCGTGGCTGAGCCCACCGTCGAGGACACCGTTTCGATCCTGCGCGGCTTGAAGGACAAGTACGAGCAGCACCACGGCGTCCGCATCACGGATTCCGCCTTGGTGGCCGCCGTCACACTGTCCAACCGCTACATCACCGATCGCTTC
It encodes the following:
- a CDS encoding MOSC domain-containing protein, which translates into the protein MIEKPVASVASLYRYPVKGLTPERLAGVALSPGQPLPSDRRYAIENGPSGFDPAAPQYFPKIKFLMLMRNERLAALRSHYDEASHTLTIHRDGAEIVRGDLETSEGRAAIEQYFAANFADELRGPPKILFAAGHSFSDVAKKVVSIINLASVKALENEIGQPVHPLRFRGNVYVTGWPAWHEFDLMDQVIAIGDARLKIVKRIVRCAATNVDPDTAARDLNIPATLMQTYGHADLGVYAEVIAGGSIAEGDAISVEAPQLL
- a CDS encoding TIGR02594 family protein produces the protein MVQFTAFRWALRFVTLAFCSVVIVALATPASARPRHSGHHAHSHHKTYNHSSRHHGRRHMRVSARHATLQSADSAAESFAGSGFSSSNVVAEARRYIGSNPTGRSRLWCARFMNMVLQRSGHQGTGSDMARSFSSYGQRISGPQVGAIAVMSRGRRGGHVGVVSGIDPNGNPIIVSGNHGRRVAESVYSRGRIYAYVMPTS